One Leptolyngbya sp. SIO1E4 genomic region harbors:
- a CDS encoding ABC transporter ATP-binding protein, producing MVTIDDSRWPLVSVRFRGMGTPAEMTRFYSRFEEWLAKQERFALVLQRDDAEAAEAQGKRSPVAKQMRKEGIAWTKAHKPEISQYCAGVAMVPDSTKLLAVWGPIVAKVTRNMYGCPGKVFGSLDEAKGWAAEQLGLAAATPASPTAMSFRRVVLQQRLPLALSGLLAAIGAALGLVPYYLIYLVSLQVFGSSASMLDTQYIWQLAWWAVGAVVGKGICNGLSTRLSHIAAYTILYDLRIELARKLGRLPLGYFSQRTTGEVKKIIHEDVEQLEQGLAHIIPDVVAGVTVPLLAGILLVLVDWRMTLATLASAAIALGFFGFMMSRFDMSAYNALLAKMNGVVIQYINGMKVVKAFTRTDVSFAQLQNVVEEMRQVYVRTTRISALPSAIMLTLMRSAAVTVVPAGIALYLMGSLSLPTFVLFVVMGIGFNRPIMAVLFHGFTGFYQVNAASQRIAAVFNQPDLADPEHPQPPQGTAIAFHNVSFSYGDTAVLKTISFTAPAGSVTALVGPSGAGKSTIAKLIPRFWDVSEGAIAIGGVNVKDIAVEHLMNQVSFVFQDVFLFNDTILENIRIGNPTAHRDAIVAAAKAACCHEFIGALPQGYDTPVGENGVSLSGGQRQRLSIARAILKDAPIVVLDEATAYVDPENEALVQAALAGLLAGGDKTLIVVAHRLSTITEADQILVIDQGQIVAKGTHESLLDTCELYRAQWQAHVTARDWQFGQQEERERVGQWESEGAAPLMSSTPRSPSETDTPLENPYRALDETDTVWTMMRKLIPPGAEHYFWRAVRWRWVEGMAIGATSYLVYLVVVSLFQAFDSGTADSGQLWGYAIAIVVLCLAQIGFGYRANTQAYALTIAVQTRLRVFLADYLRRLPLGFFTQHDTGTIDALFTTNLMYLEPHHVLESLINAVVTPLLIFAVMLVYDWRLALVLASSVLLALLALRYAEQVFARVWRVQAAARVQANARMVEYIQGISVVRAFNLAGDRLQQFRTGLRQYRTASLNTATEIVPALILFLSVLELGFALLLVVGAAFFVNGSLTGDRFLFFMVLGLAFYIPLMAMADMLELYRIMQNCVRNLNEFLQAPLLPSASTPQLLRDTAIEFQNVSFSYGGDTVLDQVSFKIPPGSMTALVGPSGSGKTTITNLIARFWDVNAGAVTLGGVDVRQIPTNTLLSQMTMVFQDVYLFNDTIFENIRFGNPDATEAQVMAAAQAAQCHGFITRLPEGYQTMVGEGGATLSGGEKQRISIARAILKDAPIVLLDEATASIDPENERLIQQAIQALSAQKTLIVIAHRLTTIAAADQILVLDQGRVVEQGQHPVLIDQGGLYARLWDVKARSHGWKIAV from the coding sequence ATGGTAACCATTGATGACAGTCGTTGGCCATTGGTGTCCGTTCGGTTTCGGGGCATGGGCACCCCAGCCGAGATGACTCGCTTCTACAGCCGGTTTGAAGAATGGCTAGCAAAACAAGAGCGGTTTGCACTGGTGCTGCAGCGAGATGATGCTGAGGCAGCTGAGGCGCAGGGGAAGCGATCGCCGGTCGCGAAGCAAATGCGTAAAGAGGGCATCGCCTGGACCAAGGCACACAAGCCGGAAATCTCGCAGTACTGCGCTGGGGTCGCTATGGTGCCTGACTCCACCAAGTTGCTGGCCGTCTGGGGACCAATAGTGGCGAAGGTCACCCGTAATATGTACGGTTGCCCTGGCAAAGTCTTTGGCTCTCTGGATGAGGCTAAGGGTTGGGCGGCAGAGCAATTGGGGCTGGCGGCCGCCACCCCGGCATCCCCCACCGCTATGTCCTTCCGGCGGGTGGTGCTGCAACAGCGCTTACCCCTGGCCTTGTCAGGGCTTTTGGCCGCGATCGGGGCGGCTTTGGGACTGGTGCCCTATTACCTGATCTACCTCGTGAGTCTGCAGGTATTTGGCTCGTCTGCATCCATGCTGGATACTCAATATATCTGGCAGTTGGCTTGGTGGGCCGTCGGTGCCGTTGTGGGCAAAGGCATCTGTAATGGACTCTCCACCCGGCTGTCTCACATTGCGGCATATACCATCCTTTACGACCTGCGCATTGAGCTGGCTCGCAAGCTAGGGCGGTTGCCCTTGGGCTATTTCAGCCAGCGCACCACGGGTGAAGTCAAAAAGATCATCCATGAGGATGTCGAGCAACTGGAGCAGGGATTAGCTCACATCATCCCGGACGTGGTCGCCGGGGTGACGGTGCCGCTGCTAGCGGGCATTTTGCTGGTGCTGGTCGATTGGCGCATGACCCTAGCGACCTTAGCCAGTGCCGCGATCGCCCTCGGGTTCTTCGGCTTCATGATGTCGCGCTTTGATATGAGTGCCTACAACGCCCTGCTCGCCAAAATGAACGGGGTCGTGATCCAGTACATCAACGGCATGAAGGTAGTGAAAGCCTTCACCCGTACAGACGTTTCCTTTGCCCAGCTACAGAATGTGGTGGAGGAAATGCGGCAGGTATATGTCCGCACCACTCGCATCTCAGCCCTGCCGTCGGCCATCATGCTGACCCTGATGCGATCCGCAGCGGTGACGGTGGTTCCGGCAGGCATTGCCCTGTACCTGATGGGCTCCCTCAGCCTGCCGACATTTGTGCTGTTTGTAGTGATGGGCATCGGCTTTAACCGCCCGATTATGGCGGTGCTGTTTCACGGCTTTACCGGTTTCTATCAGGTGAATGCAGCCTCCCAGCGCATTGCAGCGGTGTTTAACCAGCCGGATCTAGCCGATCCTGAGCATCCCCAGCCGCCCCAAGGGACTGCGATCGCCTTTCACAACGTCTCCTTCAGCTATGGCGATACAGCCGTCCTCAAAACGATCAGCTTTACCGCCCCGGCTGGCAGCGTCACGGCATTAGTGGGGCCATCGGGGGCGGGTAAAAGCACCATCGCCAAACTCATTCCCCGCTTTTGGGACGTCAGCGAGGGCGCGATCGCGATTGGTGGCGTCAATGTCAAGGACATCGCCGTCGAGCACTTGATGAACCAGGTTTCCTTTGTCTTTCAGGATGTGTTTTTGTTTAACGACACCATTCTGGAAAACATTCGCATTGGCAACCCGACGGCCCACCGCGATGCAATTGTTGCGGCAGCCAAAGCGGCCTGCTGTCACGAGTTTATCGGGGCATTACCCCAGGGCTACGACACCCCTGTGGGTGAAAATGGTGTCAGTCTCAGCGGTGGGCAGCGGCAGCGACTCTCCATCGCCCGCGCCATTCTCAAAGATGCCCCCATCGTAGTACTCGACGAAGCCACAGCCTACGTCGATCCGGAAAATGAAGCCCTGGTGCAGGCGGCATTGGCAGGGCTATTGGCGGGGGGCGACAAAACCCTGATTGTGGTGGCGCACCGACTTTCCACGATTACAGAAGCCGATCAAATTCTAGTTATTGATCAAGGGCAGATTGTGGCCAAGGGAACCCATGAATCGCTGCTAGACACCTGCGAATTGTATCGAGCCCAGTGGCAGGCGCATGTGACGGCGCGGGATTGGCAGTTTGGGCAGCAGGAAGAGAGGGAGAGAGTGGGGCAGTGGGAGAGTGAGGGAGCGGCACCCCTCATGTCGTCTACACCCAGAAGTCCCTCAGAAACTGACACTCCCCTAGAGAATCCGTATCGAGCACTGGATGAAACCGATACCGTCTGGACGATGATGCGCAAGCTGATTCCGCCTGGGGCTGAGCATTACTTTTGGCGGGCGGTGCGCTGGCGCTGGGTGGAGGGCATGGCCATTGGGGCCACGAGTTACCTGGTGTATTTAGTTGTCGTGTCGCTGTTTCAGGCGTTCGATTCCGGTACGGCCGATAGCGGTCAACTGTGGGGCTATGCGATCGCCATTGTCGTTCTCTGTTTGGCCCAAATTGGGTTTGGCTACCGGGCCAATACCCAGGCGTATGCCTTGACCATCGCCGTCCAAACTCGACTACGAGTGTTTTTGGCGGACTATCTGCGACGGTTGCCCTTGGGCTTTTTTACCCAGCACGATACGGGCACCATTGATGCCCTCTTCACGACCAACCTCATGTATCTAGAACCCCATCACGTTCTAGAGAGCTTGATTAATGCGGTGGTGACGCCGCTGCTGATTTTTGCCGTCATGCTGGTGTATGACTGGCGACTGGCGCTGGTGCTGGCCTCCAGCGTGCTCTTAGCGCTGTTAGCCTTGCGCTACGCAGAGCAGGTGTTTGCTCGGGTGTGGCGGGTGCAGGCAGCCGCGCGGGTGCAGGCCAATGCTCGCATGGTGGAATACATTCAGGGCATTTCTGTTGTTCGCGCTTTTAATCTGGCGGGCGATCGCCTGCAGCAGTTTAGAACTGGGTTGAGGCAGTATCGCACCGCTAGTCTCAATACGGCGACTGAGATCGTCCCAGCGCTAATCCTATTTTTATCTGTTTTGGAACTGGGCTTTGCACTGCTGCTAGTGGTCGGGGCCGCGTTCTTTGTCAACGGCAGTCTCACGGGCGATCGCTTCCTCTTTTTCATGGTGTTGGGTTTGGCCTTTTACATCCCGCTGATGGCCATGGCTGACATGCTAGAGCTGTACCGCATCATGCAGAACTGCGTGCGTAACCTGAATGAGTTTTTGCAAGCGCCCTTGCTGCCGTCAGCCTCCACACCTCAGCTGCTGCGCGATACCGCGATTGAGTTCCAAAACGTCAGCTTTAGCTATGGCGGCGATACCGTGCTTGACCAGGTCAGTTTCAAGATTCCACCCGGTTCCATGACGGCGTTAGTCGGCCCCAGTGGTTCAGGCAAAACAACCATTACCAACCTGATTGCCCGTTTTTGGGATGTCAATGCTGGAGCCGTCACCCTGGGCGGTGTGGATGTGCGGCAGATCCCAACCAATACCCTGCTCTCTCAGATGACAATGGTCTTTCAAGACGTGTATCTGTTTAACGACACCATTTTTGAAAACATTCGGTTTGGCAACCCCGATGCCACCGAGGCCCAGGTAATGGCAGCTGCCCAAGCGGCCCAGTGCCACGGCTTCATTACCCGCCTGCCGGAGGGCTACCAGACGATGGTCGGCGAAGGCGGCGCCACCCTTTCAGGGGGTGAAAAGCAGCGCATCTCAATTGCCCGCGCCATTCTCAAAGATGCGCCGATTGTGCTATTGGATGAAGCGACCGCATCGATTGATCCTGAAAATGAACGGTTGATTCAGCAGGCCATTCAAGCGCTGAGTGCCCAGAAAACACTAATCGTCATTGCCCATCGACTCACGACCATCGCCGCTGCTGACCAGATACTGGTGCTGGATCAGGGGCGTGTTGTGGAGCAAGGGCAGCACCCGGTACTCATTGACCAGGGTGGACTATATGCCCGATTGTGGGATGTGAAGGCGCGATCGCACGGCTGGAAAATTGCGGTATGA
- a CDS encoding Uma2 family endonuclease: MVMLKLQQLDVPPGQRLLLRDISWAEFEAILEEMGEHRGTRIAYDNGLLEIMAPLPEHESDKEIIGDLLKALLEELDIEFLTLGSTTFKNSEMLKGIEPDQCFYIQHEAAVRGKKRLDLTVDPPPDLALEIDVTSRTHPETYAALGVPELWRRSGDQIQIYSLQDGRYREVNESLSFVGWSLPSKITMSVKQSRMEG; encoded by the coding sequence ATGGTGATGCTAAAGCTACAGCAACTAGATGTCCCACCGGGGCAGCGACTACTGCTGCGTGATATTAGTTGGGCTGAGTTTGAAGCCATCTTGGAAGAAATGGGGGAACATCGCGGTACCCGCATTGCATACGATAACGGCCTGCTGGAAATTATGGCCCCTTTACCCGAACATGAGTCTGACAAAGAAATTATTGGGGATTTATTGAAGGCATTACTGGAAGAACTAGACATTGAATTTCTCACCCTCGGATCAACGACATTCAAGAATTCAGAAATGCTCAAGGGGATCGAACCCGATCAATGCTTCTACATCCAACATGAGGCAGCCGTACGGGGTAAAAAAAGGTTAGATTTGACCGTAGACCCACCCCCTGATTTAGCGCTAGAAATCGATGTCACCTCGCGCACTCATCCCGAAACCTATGCCGCTTTGGGCGTCCCTGAACTATGGCGACGCAGCGGTGATCAGATTCAGATTTATTCCCTACAGGATGGTCGCTACAGAGAGGTGAATGAGAGCCTGTCGTTTGTAGGATGGTCGCTCCCATCCAAGATTACGATGTCCGTAAAGCAGAGCCGAATGGAAGGATGA